The Burkholderia mayonis DNA window CCGCGTGAATGCGTGCGACGAGCTCGCGTGGATTGAACGGCTTCGGCAGGTAGTCGTCGGCGCCCATCTCGAGGCCGACGATGCGGTCGACGTCCTCGCCCTTCGCGGTGAGCATGATGATCGGCGTGCGGTCGTTGCTGCCGCGCAGGCGGCGGCAGATCGACAGGCCGTCCTCGCCCGGCAGCATCAGGTCGAGCACGAGTAGATCGAAACGTTCGCGCACCCAGAGCTTGTTCATCGCCGTCGCGTTCTCGGCGACGTACACGTTGAAACCCTGCTCGCCGAGATAGCGGCGCAGCAGATCGCGCAGGCGCGGGTCGTCGTCGACGACGAGAATTTTCGAGGGGTTTTTCGTTTCCATGAGTGGCATCTTATCGCGATTAGGAAAAACCGCGAGCTTGCGGCTTTCGACGGGTTACAGTCAGTTACAAAATTTACCCGCGCTATTGTGCCGAGTAAAGACAGTCGCGACAGACTCCTTTACTCGAAGACGACATTCGGTGGATACTCCCTCCACTTAACATTTACATGGTTTGCACGCCCGATTCTCGCAGGGTTTGTACGTGTGCCAAAGGTAGCCGGTTGCCGCGTGACGAAGGGAACAAAACGACGAAAGAGGCGAGGCCAGTGATGCGGCCGACGAAGACGGCGTTCGTGCTGGCGCTCGCATGCGTCGGCTTCCTCGCTTCGGAGTTCGCCTGTGCGCAGCGCCCGGACCGCGGCGCCGCGTCGTCGCACAAGATGCCGCGCGGCAAGGGCGCACCGGCGCGTGCCGCGTCGCCCGATCGCGCCGAGCCTCCCTCCCGCTCGGCCGCTGTCCCGCCCGATCTCGATCAGCGGCGCCGCGACGGCCACATGACGCCGGAAGAACGGCATCTCTTGCGCCAGCACATCGAAGACGCGGTCCGCGAACTTTACAAGCGTTGAATCGTTAAATCCTGCGCGTCGCCGGGCGCTGGCCGCCCTGAAAAATTCCGTATCAATTCGATCGTCAACTGCGCATCGTCGCGAGCCGTTGAATCGCCATTACCGACGGTCGCGCGCCGTGCGAGCTGTCGTGGTTTTCCTCTTTCGGAGAACGGTCGACGATGAGCGATTCGAGCACGGCCGGGCGGGCCCCGGCGAAGGCGGACCGGATGCCGGCCTCGTTGCAGACGCTTCTCGACGCGGACGACGCGCGCTTCCTGCTGACGCGCACCGGCTTCTCGCCGCCGCCGCGCGACGTCGCGCATTTCGTCGGAATGACGCGCGCGCAAGCGCTCGCCGAATTGCTCGCCGGCACGCGCACGCAAAGCGTCACGCCGCCGCCCGACTGGGTGCGCGAGTTGCCGCCGTCGCGCGCGGCGCGCGCCGCGTTCACGCCCGACGAGCGGCGCGCGGAGCAGCAGTTGCGCAACCGCCGCTACGACGAGTTGCGCGCGTGGTGGGTGCGCGAGATGCTCGTGACGCCGTCGCCGCTCACCGAGCGGATGACGCTCTTCTGGCACAACCACTTCACGTCCGGCCAGGACAAGGTACCGTTTCCGCAAACGATTGCGGCGCAAAACGCGCTGCTGCGCGCCGATGCGCTCGGCAACTTCGGCGCGATGCTGCACGGCGTCGCGAAAGATCCGGCGATGCTGCAGTATCTCGACGGCGCGAGCAATCGCAAGGGGCGGCCGAACGAGAACTTCGCGCGCGAAGTGATGGAACTTTTCACGCTCGGCGAAGGCCACTATACGCAGCGCGACGTGTCCGAGGCCGCGCGCGCGTACACCGGCTGGGGGCTCGATCCCGATACGCTCGCGTACGCGTTCCGGCCGAACGTTCACGACGACGGCGTGAAGACCGTGCTCGGCGAAGCCGGGCGCTTCGACGGCGACGCGGTGCTCGACATCCTGCTCGCCCGTCCCGAAACCGCGCGCTTCGTCGTTGCGAAGCTGTGGCGCGAATTCATCTCCGATACGCCCGATTCCGACGTCGTCGAGCACGTCGCCGCGCGATTCAGGCAGAGCGGCTACGCCATCAAGGCGGCGCTCGCGGGGCTGCTGTCGTCGGATGCGTTCTGGGCCGATCGCAATCGTGGCGTGCTCGTCAAGTCGCCGGCGGAGTTCGTGGCCGGCACCGTGCGGCTCTTCGACGTCGGCTATGGCGATGCCGCGCCGCTCGCGAACACGCTGCGCACGCTCGGCCAGAACCTGTTCTACCCGCCGAACGTGAAGGGCTGGCCGGGCGGCGCGATCTGGATCAACAGCTCGACGCTGCTTGCGCGCAAGCAATTCGTCGAGCAGATGATGCGCGCGACGGAGGCGCCCGGCATGCGCGCGGCGCCCGGTTCCCACGACATGGCAGGCAAGCTGGCGCCGATGCGTCGAGGAATGCGCTTCGATCTCGACGCGTGGCTCGCCGCGTATCGGACGAAGCCGCAGGCGCAGCCGGACCTGTCGACGGAGCTGCAGATGCAGCACGCGGTGTTGCCGATTTCGCCCGTCGCGGCGATCGAGGCCGGCGCGACGAGCAGCGCGTATTTGCAGGCGTTGCTAATGGACCCAGCATATCAACTGAAGTAGCGAACATGAAAACGACGACGAGGCGATGCCGCGCGACGCGGCGAACTGCGGGGCGCGTCGAACGCAGAACGAGGAAAGCAGGATGAAACGACGGGATTTTCTGGCCTTGGCGAGTCTCGCCGGGGCCGCGGGTGCATCGCTCTCGATGCCGCACGCGTTCGCGGCTACGGCGGCCGGCGCGGCGTCTGCCGTGCACGGCGCGTTTGCGCGTGCATCGGGCGCCGCGAGCTATTCGAACCTGCTGATTCTCGTCGAGCTGAAGGGCGGCAACGACGGGCTCAACACGGTGATCCCGTATGCGGATTCGCTATACCGCACGCTGCGTCCGACGATCGGCGTCAAGCGCGAGCAGGTCGTGCAGCTCGACGAGCGCAGCGCGCTGCATCCGGCCCTCGCGCCGCTCGTGCCGATCTGGCGCGATGAGCGGCTGGCGATCGTCGACGGCGTCGGCTATCCGCAGCCGAATCTGTCGCATTTCCGCTCGATCGAGATCTGGGATACCGCGTCGCGCGCCGATCAGTATCTGCGCGAAGGCTGGCTCACGCGCGCGTTCGCGCAGGCGAGCGTGCCGCCCGGCTTTGCCGCCGACGGCGTCGTGCTCGG harbors:
- the ompR gene encoding two-component system response regulator OmpR, with the protein product MPLMETKNPSKILVVDDDPRLRDLLRRYLGEQGFNVYVAENATAMNKLWVRERFDLLVLDLMLPGEDGLSICRRLRGSNDRTPIIMLTAKGEDVDRIVGLEMGADDYLPKPFNPRELVARIHAVLRRQAPAELPGAPSETTEVFEFGEFSLNLATRTLTKSGQEIPLTTGEFSVLKVFARHPRQPLSREKLMELARGREYEVFDRSLDVQISRLRKLIEPDPGSPRFIQTVWGLGYVFIPDGAA
- a CDS encoding DUF1800 domain-containing protein, whose translation is MPASLQTLLDADDARFLLTRTGFSPPPRDVAHFVGMTRAQALAELLAGTRTQSVTPPPDWVRELPPSRAARAAFTPDERRAEQQLRNRRYDELRAWWVREMLVTPSPLTERMTLFWHNHFTSGQDKVPFPQTIAAQNALLRADALGNFGAMLHGVAKDPAMLQYLDGASNRKGRPNENFAREVMELFTLGEGHYTQRDVSEAARAYTGWGLDPDTLAYAFRPNVHDDGVKTVLGEAGRFDGDAVLDILLARPETARFVVAKLWREFISDTPDSDVVEHVAARFRQSGYAIKAALAGLLSSDAFWADRNRGVLVKSPAEFVAGTVRLFDVGYGDAAPLANTLRTLGQNLFYPPNVKGWPGGAIWINSSTLLARKQFVEQMMRATEAPGMRAAPGSHDMAGKLAPMRRGMRFDLDAWLAAYRTKPQAQPDLSTELQMQHAVLPISPVAAIEAGATSSAYLQALLMDPAYQLK